The sequence AGTCATGAAAGACATTGAGGATTACTTCGCGCTGGGGAGTCATGCGCCAGCCTCGGCTGTTTAGCTCTGCTTTGAGCGAGGTCGGAGTATACATCTGTGGTTATTTCCCCTCAATAAGGCGACCTTACTGAAAATATTAAAGAAGAATCAATTTATTTGCAACAATAAAACTTTGTTGAGAACTGCTATTGAAAATTCAGTATGGCTCAGGTGCCCTTGGAGTGGATTGCGCTGGTCATTGGGAATTCGCGACTGCATTGGGCGTGGGGAACGGGAGCCGAGGTGCAGCAGGGTTGGCATACGTCCCATTTGGTACCAGAGGCGATCGCCCGTTTAGTCAGCCAAGACTTTGACTTTACATCTATCGATGAGGCTTGTCCGAACGGAGCAAAGCGGTTCAAAGACCGTGATTTGTACATTGCCTCCGTTGTCCCGGCGCAAACGGCTCAGTGGGTTACCTATTGCCCCAGGGCAACCTGCTTCACGCTTGCCGATCTTCCGTTAAAGGATGGGTATCCAACCTTGGGGATTGATCGGGCGTTGGCAGTCTGCGGTGCGGTGGCTCGGTATCACAGGCCAGCGTTAGTGATTGATGCAGGAACCGCCCTCACGGTTACAGGGGTTGATGGGGAGTTTCGGTTCATTGGTGGGGCAATTTTACCGGGGGTGCGGCTTCAGTTTCAGAGTTTGAGCCTGCATACGGCAGATTTACCGCTGGTAACGCTTGATTCTGTTGAGGACGTTCGTTATCCTCCCCGTTGGGCGACCCAAACCGAAGATGCCATTCTCAGCGGTGTCCTCCATATGCTGACCGCTGGCGTGCGGGATTTTATTCAGGACTGGGGCGATCGCTATCCCAATACAACCCTGGTACTGACCGGGGGCGATCGCCGTTTAATCTGGATAGGGTTAGCATCTGTTGATCCAGCCCTGGCAAACCGGGTACAGGCGAGGGATACCGCTGTCATGGAGGGAATGGCGATGGCGATCGCTCAGCGCCTGTCCTGTTAAGAAATATCAGTGAAATTAAAGCTTGATTACGAGATGCCGACTGGCGCTCCAGGGACAAAAACAGGGGTGATAGGGTGATGAGGAACTCTTGTCATTGAACATCCTGATTTTTAAGAAAAGCAGTCTTTATGTATAAAAAGAAGTTTGAAAAAGATTGGATCACGGCGGCGGTGACGGCTGGATTGGGAGCAGGCGTGGTGACCTCGTTTGCCGTGAGTCAAGGTCAACATCCCTTGCTCGCGCTCAGCATTACTGGGTTTGCCATCTTGGCCACGCTGGTGCTGGATCAAGTGCTTTGATTAGGTTGCCCTCTGTCTGTCTTCGGCTGAGATGGGTCGGATAAGCGCCGAATCCCAACCTCGGCTGTTTTGATGGGTGCGCGATCGCCCCATTCCTTGCACAAATCCTGTTTCTGGCATCATTCCTCGCATAATAATCAGTAGCGCCTGGTGGAAAGCACCAGGTTTTTTCATCACCGAACCTTGCAACATTTCTTCATACGTCTTAAAAAGGAAGAAAGCTGCAACATTTGAATGAGTGAAGTGGTACACCTTTATACATGTTTCTCCCAAGGGACACGTTGAGGTGAGGCTGAGGCGATCGTCGAATGCTCTGTGAGAAGCTAAAATTCTGTATAACCTGACTCATTTTTTGGGGATACGGTTTTCGAAAAGCCGACTGCCGACTTCCCGTTCCCATGCTTTCCCTGCCTGTGAGTCTGTCAGCCATCTGAAGGAGATTAAGCGATTGGTGTTCAAACACTTGAAGCAAGATTTGAAGAACGACCTGATTGCAGGCTTGCTGGTGGTGATTCCGCTGGCGACCACAATCTGGCTGACCTTCACCATATCCACATGGGTCATTAATTTTTTGACTCGGATACCCAAGCAGCTTAATCCGTTTAACGACCTCAATCCGTTCCTGGGCGATTTATTGAACTTAGGGGTGGGGCTGGCCGTGCCGCTGTTCTTTATCTTGCTGATTGGCTTGATGGCTCGTAATATTGCGGGACGATGGTTGCTAGATCTGGGTGAGCGCATTTTGCAGGCGATTCCGCTGGCAGGCGCAATCTACAAAACCTTGAAGCAATTGCTGGAAACAGTGCTGCGCGACTCTAG comes from Synechococcales cyanobacterium T60_A2020_003 and encodes:
- a CDS encoding pantothenate kinase, with translation MAQVPLEWIALVIGNSRLHWAWGTGAEVQQGWHTSHLVPEAIARLVSQDFDFTSIDEACPNGAKRFKDRDLYIASVVPAQTAQWVTYCPRATCFTLADLPLKDGYPTLGIDRALAVCGAVARYHRPALVIDAGTALTVTGVDGEFRFIGGAILPGVRLQFQSLSLHTADLPLVTLDSVEDVRYPPRWATQTEDAILSGVLHMLTAGVRDFIQDWGDRYPNTTLVLTGGDRRLIWIGLASVDPALANRVQARDTAVMEGMAMAIAQRLSC